In the Triticum aestivum cultivar Chinese Spring chromosome 2B, IWGSC CS RefSeq v2.1, whole genome shotgun sequence genome, ATCAGGACCATCACAAAATAGAATTCAGTTATTTGATGTTATAGGCGTAGCTATTGTTTTGATAAACTCGATCAAACTTTGCGACCTTCAACTTATGACATGTTCTCAAGCGAAGTGATTATGGTCATGATCTAATAAATACTTGAGTATGCTAGTAATAGTATGCCAGAGATTATAGTTACAGATAAAATATATGCCCATAAGTGTGTACGTACTTTAGATGAGCCAGCAAGGTCATTCATTAAGCGCCCAATCTTGGCGCACGCCATGATGACATCGGGGTATCCAAGTGCCCACTCGAGTGCTCCCTTGGGTGCTCCATCGCCCATGCAAACCATCGTATACACACATAGCGCGGTGACGCCCGTGGACATGGCAGCCAGATGCAGTTTATCTTTAAAGCTTGGCTTGTGGTTCTGGTGTAACCACTCAGCTTCTTGGAGATAAAATTTTGACTGTTGTTGGAACTGCGTGCATGGACATGAGTAACAGTACTGATTAACAAAGAAATATTTTAATTTTAATATTCAAAAGAAAACATTACATCGTACCACCTGATTTATAAAGTAGTGACATAGTTTTTAGACATATTTAGCTGTCAATTTGTGTGCATTTgaatagattggtagaaaaatagTCTAAGGAATCATAAATTCTATAAAAAGGTAACATATGCCACTAATACAAAGATGTAATTAATATAGATAATTTTGTACCGTCTTCTTGATGTGATCAATCGGGTATCTACCATTAAGTGTCAACTCATCCTCGAACTCCCTAAAGCACATCAGAAGTTTATTATAGAACTTCTTCAAGTAGTCGGGCACAAGGGAAACAGCACTCTCATTCCATCTGCATGAAAAATTGGTTAGTTGAAACAAGAATTAACAAATTCGACTACCGTCGCAGGAATTAACCTTTGTTCTCCGGATACACAAAGCTATCAGTGAGAAAGAACCTCTGTATGGCTGCGTCTAGCTTCCGATACTCCACCAAGGTGGCACGAACGTCGTTGATGTCATCCAATAATGTGTGCACAAATGTGCACTTTGCAAAGATCATTCGTTCTAGAGAGTACTCTTCCTCATAGAAGACAGAGTAGCCCCAAAGGTAGCACTCCACCACACGATCCCGAGCAAAACTTAGCTCCACGTATGCTGACAGATCATTATACCACCTGAAAATCCATAAATAATTTTACATATTGATAAATAGTGTAGTATGTGCGTGTCTGTGCTTAGTAGTGTGGTATGTCAAAAAAGATGCTTGAGTGTGTGTGAGAGCACACATACTCTGAGATAGCTTTCAGCTCCTTCAAGTGGACACTCTGGAGGAGGTTAAATTCCAGCTTTGCAAGCTCTAGAAGAGTTGGATTGTACCCTACTTCTTTTTCGTATTCTGGCATGTATTGCAGTGCCTCCAACCTCCTGTAGGTCCTTGGCAGGGGTACATGCAAGGCACGCTTGACCTGCTCAGCTAAAGGGGAGACGAGGCTTGGTGCCAAAGATTCCAGATGATATTTCGTGAAAGAGATGGCCTCTTCGAGTAATGGCTCGCCATGGGTTAACACGTATGCTGCATTGTAGAAACATAAGAGTCCCTTTGGATCTTTTGTTATATCATGGTTAAACGTGCCATCTTCTCCTTTGAAAGTTTTGAACACATCTGCATGAAAAGTTAGTTCATTTACGTAATTGAACACATGAAAAGGTGATCTATGTTTATATATGAATATGAATACCTGGAGATGCCCAAAGTCCATGTTCCCGAAGAAGGCGGAACCGAAGAGAAACATCATGGAGATTAGAGCTATTGAATTCACTTCGATGGATGTCAGTTAGTGCAGTAGCCGTCTGTTCTTCAAACAGGTGTTCTATTCCTAGGCGTTGGACAACATCCACCAGTGTCATTCTATCTAAATTGTTGGTGCAAGTCCTAAACAATAAGAGAACATCTTTCTTCAGTTTATCTGTTCTGGTCTTCATCCATTCCTGTGAGCTCTGCATACATGTAATGGTTACCAGCACACAAACTAGTCACTAATTTATACACTAGTAGTCATATTCCCTCGGTCCCAAATATAATCTGTAAATTTTTGTAAAGACGAACATTGATCAAATTTATAGAAAATACATCAGCATCTGGAGTCAAATATATTTTCATATGGTGTGTATTTAGATATAGTTAATGTTCtctattaagttggtcaaatttatGTGAATTTTGATTTTCGTGAAAACCAGTGTGCACTATATTATGGAATGGAAGAAGTACATGCAAATGTGAAAGTTAGAACAGAATACTCCTATAATTTATGACAAGTGACCCCATGAGACAATGCATGGACTAGCGGCCCCGAGAAAATGGAAGTAGCgcaagagcatggttaatagtatagtaAACAACCGGTTATATGAAGTTAACATGTCACATATAGTCAAGCAAATAATCAACACGTATAATAGCTAGTTTCTAAATAGTACTGCGTTATTAATGCATCACCTGCAGTACACTCTcataatgttttttggagtccatgctacagctggCTGTTAATCTACCGTCCGCTTCCCTTCTGTCTCATCCAAGTCGACATGAATATAATTGTTTAATCCAACTGAATgtaccttattatacttgctctaagagcaagtacaataaggtgacaTAATCTGACTATTTGGACTTAAATATTACTCcattcgtcccaaaataagtgtctcaacttcgTACTAACTTTAGTAAAGAGTTttactaaggttgagacacttaaTCTGGGACGGAGGGGGTATATCTTTGTTTAGTTGGAGGAgagagaagacaagagagaaaagGAATTGGTTGTAGATTATTAGCCAGCTGCAGTACAAGCCCAAAGACACTTTGTGAGattgtaaggtgggccaactataaATAAAGCAGTACATATTTTAAATTTTCTATTGTACATGTCATCTATTAGATTGGCTCTGTATAACATGACAACTCCTTATATCCGATTGTTGTCTGTATAATTAACATGCCCTATGACCTTCCGTAGTATAGGTATCATATGGAGCACGACAATAGTTTGGTGCTGCCCGGGATAGCTGCCACCCATCAAGGTACCGTATGATGTCATAATATTGAGATTTGCGCTTCAAAGTTAAGAGAGTGGAACCGTGGAAGAACTACAAGATAATGAACCCTAATTACATACAAGTGGTCTGCGCTTATGAACTAGCACATCAGAGATACGATTTTCAGGAATTCTCCTGACTGTAATGATATATGTACATTTTTGTCTTTAACAAGGTAAGTACTGTTTAAACGACGGGCCATTTGTGCCTGTGTGATTCTGTGAGTGCAGACGGGCGTTTTCACCGTACCAAAGTGCCGGATTTCACATATCCTTCTGAACCATGTTTGTGTTTATTCGTTGACCTCAGAGCAAATATAGCCTGGCAAAGAAGAACGGGCACAAGCTATTGGAGTTGATGCAATTTCATAGTGGCTAAAGCACTTCGCTGCTCACATACATTTATGTCTTTGTAAAGATTactatgaaccacatacagatATCTATaaatgcattttagagtgtagattcacacatTTTATTCTGTATGTAGTCCGTAATATTTCTACAAGGTTGTCCAGACCTTGATAGATTGATTATTAGTTGGCTAATAATCAATCTATCAAGGTTGGCAAATCGGATCTTCAATGTCATGTCCCTGTCCCTGATAGTATTGGCACGATGCGGCAAACAGACAAATGAACAAATCATGTTTTACTATTTACTTCAACCTAATTAAAAAGGTCGCTGTCGACGGAGCTTCACAGATCTCTAGGAGGTAACGTGTGGTGGATGCCCATGGGACAACTATCCCCCGTGAAGAAATCAGAACTAAAGAGTGGATGCCTAGGGATCTATGTAGGTAGCTTTAAACATAGAAATGCTATTCACTCCGGCCGTAGGTCTAATACGTTTTTCAATGTTAACTGTTATCACGGGTCAGAAAAATAATATACAACATGCATGTTAGACGAAGTATATCATCGAATTCCTATGTGGCAAAAGATTGTAATGATATGATTTTTGTATGATACTCTCATATAGTAAAACAAATTAGCAATAATCGAAGGCAACCTCAAATAACATATTGGCCCTATATATTTGAACAGAGGAAGTTTGTATATGAGTGAGCACAATAAAAATTTACATATACTCAAGCTGAAGCAGGCATGCATACATTCAGTGGCTGTGGCTCGTATTTGCGGAAGAAGTCACTCCACACCGAGGGCTCGAAGACGGACGCCATGAGGAACGAAGGAATGTTTATGTGTCCTATGACTCCTATCTTGATGCCTTTACTAGTAAGCTCGCACTTATATATACACGCACAGACGAACACATAAAATAGCACGTGAGTAATTGATATACCAGCTAGCATATATAAGGGTCCTACAATATTTTGTCTTCTAGTGATAACTAGTACACGTAAGTAAGTCGGTAACAggtactccttccgtcccaaaatataagacgttttgaacactttcataatttaaaaaaatgtcttacattttggAACGAAGGCAGTACCGGATAATTACTACTTGCTTTGTTCCAAAATATATGATTATTTTTACACTATTGCGAGGGAGTACTCTAGATGTCTAATTTTGCCTTCGTTGCCCCTTACAACCTGTCGGTGTTATTGTTTTGTTTTGAGAAAGTCGATGATAAACTAACGGTCTCGATATTTTCAGTACGTATATCAGTCATGAGATCCATAATTAACGGAAATAAGaaaaatgtttttttttgtttctctctCAGATCAATTAATCAACAGTGTCAAGCAGTGGTTACCCTCTCTTGAACTAGGCTTTCACCCCGTTTTATATATAAAGTAACAACAAAACAAAGTACACGACCGAGCGATACAGTATACTGGGGAGGAGCATTTACAAAGTAGATCACAAGATAACCATAAATCTAGAACAAGTCTAACACCTAGCAGACGGCCGACCAAAGATACCTTGGCTCCACGATAACACCCCCAAGAGGGAAACAACGTCAAGCATCGCCGTTGCCGAGTCCAACCAAACAAACTAGAGTTTTCACCCGGAGCCTTGGCACAGGGGAAGATCCATGACAACATTTTCAGGAAGCAAGCGACACCAACGGGTGCCGTCATCGCTAGCGCCAGAAACGTAAAGCTTTCGCTCAGTAACTCGCCTACACCACTTGAGGGTCCTGGTCGCCACCGCAACCAGGGTCAGCTCATCCACACTAGATTTGAGCACTGTAAGAACATACCAGAGTCTCCTGCTACTAGACGCCTTGTCGCGCGACATGACCGAGAGGTGAAGCTACCACGGACACTACCGGAAGGATAACCTGG is a window encoding:
- the LOC123043071 gene encoding tau-cadinol synthase-like encodes the protein MASVFEPSVWSDFFRKYEPQPLNSSQEWMKTRTDKLKKDVLLLFRTCTNNLDRMTLVDVVQRLGIEHLFEEQTATALTDIHRSEFNSSNLHDVSLRFRLLREHGLWASPDVFKTFKGEDGTFNHDITKDPKGLLCFYNAAYVLTHGEPLLEEAISFTKYHLESLAPSLVSPLAEQVKRALHVPLPRTYRRLEALQYMPEYEKEVGYNPTLLELAKLEFNLLQSVHLKELKAISEWYNDLSAYVELSFARDRVVECYLWGYSVFYEEEYSLERMIFAKCTFVHTLLDDINDVRATLVEYRKLDAAIQRWNESAVSLVPDYLKKFYNKLLMCFREFEDELTLNGRYPIDHIKKTFQQQSKFYLQEAEWLHQNHKPSFKDKLHLAAMSTGVTALCVYTMVCMGDGAPKGALEWALGYPDVIMACAKIGRLMNDLAGSSKHRNNRGDVANCVDCYISEHKVTDKVAFAAIDSMIEDEWKTTNQARFEHRSELFPVVQRVVNFTLSLPVYYGDRKDAFTFSTHLDGIIKSLFVKPIPI